The segment TGAGTTATGAAAAGATTTATTTTTGCTAAATCAAGGAAAAGGAACAACTATCTTCTTGTCATACTAACTTTTCGACAAATTTCCCCATACGCTTCAATGCTTCGTCAAGCTGCGCAATCGACGTAGCGTAGGAGCAGCGAATAAAGCCCTCTCCTCCCGAGCCGAAGGCTGTGCCTGGAACTGCTGCTACCTTGGCTTCTGTGAGCAGGCGCTGCGCGAATTCCTCAGAGGACAGGCCCGTGCGCTTGATGCTCGGGAAGGCATAAAAGGCGCCTTGCGGCTCATGGCAATCCAGTCCAATCTCACACAAGCCTTGAACAATCATTCGGCGGCGCTGGTTGTAGGACTCCACCATCCGGTCCTTCTCCCCCAGTCCGTTTCTCAGCGCTTCCAGCGCTGCCACCTGGCCCATAGCCGGTGCGCACATGACTGTGTACTGGTGAATCTTGGTCATGGCCCCAATCAGGTCCGGGTGGGCACAGGCATAGCCCATTCTCCAGCCGGTCATGGCGAATGCTTTGGAGAAGCCGCTGACGAGAATCGTCCGGTCTCTCATGCCCGGCATCGAGGGGAAGCTGACATGAGTGCCGTCATACGTCAGCTCTGCATAAATTTCATCCGAAATGACGATGAGATCATTCTCCTCCACCACTTTTGCAATGGGAAGCCAATCCTCATACGTCATTGTGGCCCCTGTCGGATTGCTTGGATAGCACAGAATCAGTACCTTGGATTTCGGTGTGATCTTGGCTTGAAGATCTTCTGCTGTCAGCTTGAAATGGTTATCCGCGGTCGTCTCGATGCCCACGGGAATGCCGCCGCTAATCGACGTAATGGGTGAGTAAGAGATATAGCACGGCTCCGGAACGAGAATCTCATCTCCCGGCTCCAGCAGCGCACGCAGTGCAAGGTCAATCGCTTCACTGCCTCCGACGGTAACAAGCACCTCGTCTTTGGGATCATACGAAACCTGAAACCCCTTCTCCAAATAACGGGAAATCTCTTCTCTCAGCTCCGGCATGCCCGCATTTGATGTGTATTGAGTAAATCCCCGCTCCAAAGAGTACACGCACGCTTCTCTGACATGCCATGGAGTTACAAAATCCGGCTCCCCGACGCCCAGTGTAATAATATCCTTGTTCCCGCTGACCAGATCGAAGAACTTGCGGATTCCTGACGGCTGAATATTCTTGACTCCCGTGGCCAAATAAGAGCTCATTGATTTGTTGTCATTTCCGGTTGAACGTTCCTGATTCACAATCATATCCA is part of the Paenibacillus algicola genome and harbors:
- a CDS encoding aminotransferase class I/II-fold pyridoxal phosphate-dependent enzyme codes for the protein MIVNQERSTGNDNKSMSSYLATGVKNIQPSGIRKFFDLVSGNKDIITLGVGEPDFVTPWHVREACVYSLERGFTQYTSNAGMPELREEISRYLEKGFQVSYDPKDEVLVTVGGSEAIDLALRALLEPGDEILVPEPCYISYSPITSISGGIPVGIETTADNHFKLTAEDLQAKITPKSKVLILCYPSNPTGATMTYEDWLPIAKVVEENDLIVISDEIYAELTYDGTHVSFPSMPGMRDRTILVSGFSKAFAMTGWRMGYACAHPDLIGAMTKIHQYTVMCAPAMGQVAALEALRNGLGEKDRMVESYNQRRRMIVQGLCEIGLDCHEPQGAFYAFPSIKRTGLSSEEFAQRLLTEAKVAAVPGTAFGSGGEGFIRCSYATSIAQLDEALKRMGKFVEKLV